From Herbiconiux flava, one genomic window encodes:
- a CDS encoding acyl-CoA dehydrogenase, protein MQQGVTLDGRSGGDAALDALFASALAAAGPQDAGPHAAVEFARRQGADAPAPGRGRTARYLETLATLGAADVALARVVEPQLDALAILAECPDPIDLVGIGADSDSTWGVFAAEGPGVRLTAVPDARGWTLSGTKPWCSLAGDLSHALVTAHVELPDGASERRLFAVALQRGGVIVHPEAWVSRGMPTVPSGPVDFDAVPAVPVGAPGWYLERDGFEWGGIGVAACWFGGAVGVARRVLDAAGRRDDDLGALHAGRCAAALFAARSVLAAAASRIDAAGMGRDEARELAQGVRSVVRGACETVLREAAHALGPAPLALDAAYAARVADLELYLLQDHGARDELRLGRMLVERARREAGAVAPGVEGGIR, encoded by the coding sequence ATGCAGCAGGGAGTCACGCTCGACGGCCGGTCCGGGGGCGACGCCGCCCTCGACGCGCTGTTCGCGTCGGCGCTCGCGGCGGCGGGCCCTCAGGACGCCGGGCCACATGCGGCGGTCGAGTTCGCCCGGCGGCAGGGCGCGGATGCCCCGGCGCCTGGGCGGGGCCGCACGGCCCGATACCTCGAGACGTTGGCGACGCTGGGAGCGGCGGACGTGGCTCTGGCGAGGGTCGTCGAACCGCAGCTGGACGCACTGGCCATCCTCGCCGAGTGCCCCGACCCGATCGACCTCGTCGGCATCGGAGCCGACTCCGACAGCACCTGGGGTGTGTTCGCGGCCGAGGGCCCCGGGGTGCGGCTGACGGCGGTTCCGGATGCACGGGGCTGGACTCTGAGCGGCACGAAACCCTGGTGCTCCCTCGCCGGTGACCTGAGTCACGCGCTGGTGACGGCTCACGTCGAGCTGCCCGACGGCGCGAGCGAGCGGCGGTTGTTCGCGGTGGCGCTGCAGCGGGGTGGGGTCATCGTTCATCCGGAGGCCTGGGTCTCGCGGGGGATGCCGACGGTGCCGAGTGGCCCGGTCGACTTCGACGCCGTGCCGGCCGTGCCCGTGGGGGCGCCGGGGTGGTACCTGGAGCGGGACGGTTTCGAGTGGGGCGGCATCGGCGTGGCCGCGTGCTGGTTCGGTGGAGCGGTGGGTGTGGCGCGGCGCGTGCTCGACGCCGCCGGCCGCCGCGACGACGACCTCGGTGCGCTGCACGCCGGCCGTTGCGCGGCAGCTCTCTTCGCGGCCCGCTCCGTGCTCGCGGCGGCGGCGTCCCGCATCGACGCGGCCGGGATGGGGCGGGACGAGGCCCGGGAGCTGGCGCAGGGGGTGCGGAGCGTGGTGCGCGGGGCCTGCGAGACGGTGTTGCGCGAAGCGGCGCACGCGCTTGGGCCCGCGCCGCTCGCGCTCGACGCGGCCTACGCGGCACGGGTCGCCGACCTGGAGCTGTACCTGCTGCAGGATCACGGCGCCCGCGACGAGCTGCGCCTCGGCCGGATGCTCGTCGAGCGCGCACGACGGGAGGCCGGCGCGGTGGCGCCGGGGGTCGAGGGAGGGATCCGATGA
- a CDS encoding PIG-L family deacetylase codes for MSGFTHQDEGTAEPRWADVFAERGGALPEISVGELAGLGHLVVVAAHPDDETLGAAGLLARAYAAGVRTTVIVATSGEASHPASTTHRPEELARLREEETTAAVASIDPGATVAFLRAPDGRLGEPEHRQALTAALLAAVHGSGTGTNTGTATGTDTATDTDTGSGPAAPVAETWFVAPWSGDRHPDHEAAADAVAEAVRRLADEAGGMSIRSLAYPVWLWHWGAPEGDDLPWDALVRLPLDDATLAAKRGVLAVHRSQVEPLSDAPGDEVLLHPGMLAHFERPFELFVEVPAEAAAHDDTAARYFDALHESTDDPWGFESRWYEERKRAILLASLPDREYREVLEVGTSTGVLSRELAGRASARFVGVDVSEVALARAAERNRDLPHAAFERMTVPAEWPDGTFDLVVVSEVGYYLDPASLTALFDRIAAALAPAGALVLCHWRHTIVDRALTGDDVHAVLERRPEFVRLARHLEEDFVLDVVVRPPAVSIASREGLA; via the coding sequence ATGAGCGGCTTCACGCATCAGGACGAGGGCACCGCCGAACCGCGGTGGGCCGACGTCTTCGCCGAACGCGGCGGCGCGCTGCCCGAGATCAGCGTCGGCGAGCTGGCGGGGCTGGGGCACCTCGTGGTGGTGGCCGCGCATCCGGACGACGAGACGCTCGGCGCCGCCGGGTTGCTCGCCCGCGCCTACGCCGCCGGGGTGCGCACGACGGTGATCGTCGCGACCTCGGGGGAGGCGTCGCACCCCGCGTCGACGACGCATCGGCCCGAAGAGCTCGCCCGGCTGCGCGAGGAGGAGACCACCGCTGCCGTGGCGTCGATCGACCCCGGGGCGACGGTCGCGTTCCTTCGCGCACCGGACGGCCGGCTCGGCGAGCCCGAGCACCGCCAGGCGCTCACGGCCGCGCTGCTCGCCGCGGTGCACGGCAGCGGCACCGGCACGAACACCGGCACCGCCACCGGCACCGACACCGCCACCGACACCGACACCGGCAGCGGCCCCGCGGCTCCCGTCGCCGAGACCTGGTTCGTGGCCCCGTGGAGCGGCGACCGCCACCCCGACCACGAGGCCGCCGCCGACGCGGTGGCCGAGGCCGTGCGGCGGCTGGCCGACGAGGCGGGTGGGATGAGCATCCGGAGCCTGGCCTACCCCGTCTGGCTATGGCACTGGGGTGCGCCCGAGGGCGACGACCTGCCGTGGGACGCGCTCGTGCGCCTGCCGCTCGACGATGCGACGCTCGCGGCGAAGCGCGGCGTACTCGCCGTGCACCGCAGCCAGGTCGAGCCGCTGAGTGATGCGCCGGGGGACGAGGTGCTGCTGCATCCGGGCATGCTGGCGCACTTCGAGCGGCCGTTCGAGCTCTTCGTCGAGGTGCCGGCCGAGGCGGCCGCGCACGACGACACCGCAGCCCGCTACTTCGACGCCCTGCACGAGTCGACCGACGACCCGTGGGGCTTCGAGTCGCGCTGGTATGAGGAGCGGAAGCGGGCGATCCTGCTCGCGAGCCTGCCCGATCGCGAGTACCGGGAGGTGCTCGAGGTCGGCACGTCGACCGGGGTGCTCTCACGGGAGCTGGCGGGGCGCGCATCCGCTCGTTTCGTCGGGGTCGACGTCTCCGAGGTGGCTCTGGCACGTGCTGCCGAGCGCAACCGCGACCTGCCGCACGCCGCATTCGAGCGGATGACCGTGCCCGCCGAGTGGCCGGACGGAACCTTCGACCTCGTCGTCGTGTCCGAGGTCGGCTACTACCTCGACCCGGCGTCGCTGACCGCGCTGTTCGACCGGATCGCGGCCGCCCTCGCCCCCGCCGGCGCCCTCGTGCTCTGCCACTGGCGGCACACCATCGTCGACCGCGCGCTCACCGGTGACGACGTACACGCCGTGCTCGAGCGGCGACCCGAGTTCGTGCGGCTCGCCCGCCACCTGGAGGAGGACTTCGTGCTCGATGTCGTCGTGCGCCCACCGGCCGTCTCGATCGCTTCGCGGGAGGGGCTCGCATGA
- a CDS encoding glycosyltransferase, with amino-acid sequence MIGAIDVVIPARDEEESLGECIRAVLASRKALLHLDPTPLVRCRVVVVLDACVDNSIDVAESFGDAVTVLESTAGNVGQARGIGVRHALAGFDRPDEQWICTTDADTVVPAEWLIDHLSVAQSGAYVGLGRVEPRGDTLPPEALAAWHRAHDDEAVRHVYGANLGVRADAYLRAGGFPPIRVGEDEELVRAIEGLESHGGEPAGGRIATVNGVAVTSDRLDGRTSGGFAGFLRRLVD; translated from the coding sequence ATGATCGGGGCGATCGACGTGGTGATCCCGGCGCGGGACGAGGAGGAGTCGCTCGGCGAGTGCATCCGCGCGGTGCTGGCGAGCCGGAAGGCGCTGCTGCACCTCGACCCGACCCCGCTGGTGCGCTGCCGGGTGGTCGTCGTGCTGGACGCCTGCGTCGACAACTCGATCGACGTCGCCGAGTCGTTCGGCGACGCGGTGACCGTGCTCGAGTCGACCGCCGGCAACGTCGGGCAGGCCCGCGGCATCGGCGTGCGGCACGCCCTCGCGGGCTTCGACCGGCCCGACGAGCAGTGGATCTGCACCACCGACGCCGACACCGTCGTGCCCGCCGAGTGGCTGATCGACCACCTCTCGGTCGCGCAGTCGGGGGCCTACGTGGGGCTCGGCCGGGTGGAACCGCGCGGTGACACGCTCCCGCCCGAGGCGCTGGCCGCCTGGCACCGGGCGCACGACGACGAGGCGGTGCGGCACGTGTACGGCGCGAACCTCGGCGTGCGAGCGGACGCGTACCTGCGGGCGGGTGGGTTCCCGCCGATCCGGGTGGGCGAGGACGAGGAGCTGGTGCGCGCGATCGAGGGGCTCGAGTCGCACGGCGGCGAGCCGGCCGGCGGGCGCATCGCTACCGTAAACGGGGTCGCGGTGACGTCCGACCGCCTCGACGGGCGCACCTCGGGCGGCTTCGCGGGCTTCCTCCGCCGCCTCGTCGACTGA
- a CDS encoding SDR family NAD(P)-dependent oxidoreductase: protein MPSSSAPLSADSSIATWLEHPVGGPLMRELLAQGGQDADALRPVRRLALKRLVLLSKGQFPAELVEQLVARAAAGEVPAGSGSGEAGSAAGGAGASGSSGTAGDSGGAGGAGDLGSTEEGLVPVERPEWVERLDGGRFAGQTVIVTGAGSGIGRATASRIAREGGRVIAVDISAERLDDFAASLPEADITPVAGDITSDEAVAAIVSAAGERIDGLANVAGIMDDMTPVGEVTDEVWNRVFAINVTGTMKLTRAVIPAMLARGAGSIVNVASEAALRGSAAGAAYTASKHAVAGLTKSTAFMYGPSGIRANAVAPGPTITNIEARFASPLGAERVRQAMAILPDAVEADALAASITFLLSDDGVNVNGAILPSDGGWSAA, encoded by the coding sequence ATGCCGTCCTCCTCCGCTCCCCTCAGCGCCGACTCCTCGATCGCCACCTGGCTCGAGCATCCGGTCGGCGGCCCCCTCATGCGCGAGCTGCTTGCCCAGGGCGGGCAGGACGCGGACGCGCTGCGGCCGGTGCGGCGCCTGGCGCTGAAGCGGCTGGTCCTGCTGAGCAAGGGGCAGTTCCCCGCGGAGCTCGTGGAGCAGCTCGTCGCGCGGGCCGCCGCCGGCGAGGTGCCGGCCGGGTCGGGTTCGGGGGAGGCCGGGAGTGCCGCCGGGGGCGCGGGAGCATCCGGAAGCTCTGGCACGGCGGGGGACTCGGGTGGCGCCGGTGGCGCCGGCGACCTCGGCAGCACCGAGGAGGGCCTCGTGCCCGTCGAGCGGCCGGAGTGGGTCGAGCGGCTCGACGGCGGGCGCTTCGCCGGCCAGACCGTGATCGTGACGGGCGCCGGCTCGGGCATCGGCCGGGCCACCGCCTCGCGGATCGCGCGGGAGGGCGGGCGCGTGATCGCCGTCGACATCTCGGCCGAACGGCTCGACGACTTCGCCGCCTCGCTGCCCGAGGCCGACATCACGCCGGTCGCGGGCGACATCACCTCGGACGAGGCCGTCGCGGCGATCGTGTCAGCCGCGGGCGAACGGATCGACGGCCTCGCGAACGTCGCGGGGATCATGGACGACATGACGCCCGTCGGCGAGGTCACCGACGAGGTCTGGAACCGGGTCTTCGCGATCAACGTGACCGGGACGATGAAGCTGACCCGCGCGGTGATCCCCGCGATGCTCGCACGCGGCGCGGGCTCGATCGTGAACGTGGCCTCGGAGGCGGCCCTCCGCGGCTCGGCCGCCGGTGCCGCCTACACGGCCTCGAAGCACGCGGTCGCGGGGCTGACGAAGTCGACGGCGTTCATGTACGGGCCGTCGGGCATCCGCGCGAACGCGGTCGCGCCCGGCCCGACGATCACGAACATCGAGGCGCGGTTCGCGTCGCCCCTCGGCGCGGAGCGGGTGCGTCAGGCCATGGCGATCCTGCCCGACGCGGTCGAGGCCGACGCGCTGGCCGCGTCGATCACGTTCCTGCTCTCGGACGACGGGGTCAACGTCAACGGCGCGATCCTCCCCTCCGACGGCGGCTGGTCGGCGGCCTGA